The Flavobacterium sp. HJ-32-4 genome contains a region encoding:
- a CDS encoding Ig-like domain-containing protein, whose amino-acid sequence MKSYFWAALALIFFTLGAQGQAVDDETTAFAGLAVSVGVLNNDSIDGELSAFSITTAPLMGMAVINDQGTPSLADDTIVYTASPDYAGPDYLIYSITDGAGITSAATLYISVAQPDPMHAQNDTASVVGATMLVIPVTINDDFGSFGAGSTAIQITVFPQHGQAFVDTNGTATASDDKILYTANNTFYGNDHLEYRITDANGQTDDATVSITVWGDGPWEIGPAPLAGDNNSVTVEDTPVPVFVLANDNFGTNGMAAGAMIEILAPPANGVAFVNNNGTPSVSDDIILYTPNADFNGFDTFPYRITNASGQTADAMITISIAPGPFESDMPIAVDDTASTFEDTPILINILTNDSFGGDGPGTYNVAIASPPTNGWAAVNDYGTPNDPTDDTIMYVPNPNFCGTDSFTYIIMDSDGQTSTATVTILSLCTDEMPLAVNDHISCDNQAIMIPILMNDSFGGDGPSWYPISIATAPAYGSAAVDDGGTPNNPTDDTIVYTPGATFSGTDQFTYSIADIDGDVSAATVFIGPQTAITLTAFLDLNNNGQKDLNEPKYPYGTFQYVRNDTLPAHYLSNFSGSASLLYGQPGVYDFAFSTNNPLFSCATTYTNVTIGANDNVTYYFPVTAPAVTDVTVTMTTYQLPRPGLPYTYLVRLRNKGTVPTSGVLNFLRDSQLGTPTSLPVGATSTANGFSLPFNDLPPFAVWTYEVPFQVPTIPTVNLGDHITTSVFATQVANESLPLDNIFGLNEVVVGSYDPNDINESHGGKIGLDAFGADDRLVYTIRFENTGTAEAFDILINNTLDAQLDPATVELLDSSNNVTLDRVGNTLRFQFKDINLEPSVPNTQIGKGYVQYAVKPMPGFQAGTIIPNKASIHFDTNPAIITNLFDTEFVETLSINQPVRGVVKMYPNPVSGVLTIENPSNIRKLTVYTVLGKVVLTQASDAPSVTLDLSSFEKGIYFIRVDSEEGSQVEKVIKN is encoded by the coding sequence ATGAAATCCTACTTTTGGGCCGCTTTGGCCCTTATCTTTTTTACGCTTGGCGCACAGGGACAGGCGGTTGACGACGAGACCACTGCCTTTGCCGGTCTGGCAGTTTCGGTGGGTGTACTCAACAACGATAGTATCGATGGTGAACTTTCCGCATTCAGCATCACTACTGCCCCACTGATGGGCATGGCAGTAATTAACGACCAGGGTACACCATCGCTCGCGGACGACACCATTGTGTATACTGCTTCGCCCGATTATGCAGGCCCCGACTACCTCATTTACAGCATTACCGATGGCGCCGGAATAACCAGCGCCGCCACGCTGTATATTTCAGTGGCCCAGCCTGATCCGATGCATGCGCAGAACGACACCGCATCGGTGGTGGGAGCGACGATGCTTGTGATTCCGGTGACGATTAATGACGATTTCGGGAGTTTCGGTGCGGGCAGTACCGCCATCCAAATCACGGTTTTCCCCCAACACGGACAAGCATTCGTCGATACCAATGGCACCGCTACCGCTTCGGACGACAAAATTCTCTACACGGCGAATAACACATTCTACGGTAACGACCACTTGGAATACCGCATCACGGATGCGAACGGCCAAACCGACGATGCGACGGTTTCCATTACGGTATGGGGTGATGGGCCATGGGAGATAGGACCGGCACCGCTCGCGGGAGACAACAACAGCGTGACCGTCGAGGATACCCCCGTTCCCGTTTTTGTTCTTGCAAACGACAACTTCGGCACGAACGGTATGGCGGCGGGTGCGATGATCGAAATTTTGGCACCGCCCGCGAATGGGGTCGCTTTCGTAAACAACAATGGAACGCCGTCGGTCTCTGACGATATCATCTTGTATACGCCCAACGCCGACTTTAACGGATTCGATACTTTCCCCTACCGGATTACGAATGCGTCAGGGCAAACAGCGGATGCGATGATCACCATTAGCATTGCGCCGGGGCCATTTGAGTCGGATATGCCGATAGCAGTGGACGATACCGCGTCAACATTTGAAGATACGCCCATACTAATCAATATTCTGACGAACGATTCTTTTGGTGGCGATGGGCCAGGTACGTATAATGTAGCGATCGCATCGCCGCCCACAAATGGCTGGGCCGCAGTAAATGATTATGGCACACCAAACGACCCCACGGACGATACCATCATGTATGTGCCAAACCCTAATTTTTGCGGAACCGATTCTTTCACCTACATTATCATGGATTCGGACGGGCAGACTTCTACGGCAACCGTAACCATTTTAAGCCTTTGCACTGATGAGATGCCCCTCGCGGTAAACGACCATATATCCTGTGATAACCAAGCCATCATGATTCCCATTTTGATGAACGATTCATTTGGAGGCGATGGTCCTTCATGGTACCCTATATCGATAGCGACCGCGCCGGCGTACGGCAGTGCAGCAGTAGACGACGGAGGAACACCAAATAATCCGACGGATGATACCATTGTTTACACGCCCGGCGCGACATTTTCAGGTACGGATCAGTTTACCTATTCAATCGCTGATATTGATGGCGATGTATCTGCCGCTACCGTATTCATCGGCCCCCAAACCGCCATTACCTTAACGGCTTTTCTCGACCTGAATAACAACGGGCAGAAGGACCTAAACGAACCAAAGTATCCATACGGGACCTTCCAGTACGTGCGCAACGACACGCTGCCAGCCCATTACCTGAGTAACTTTTCGGGCTCGGCCAGTCTGTTATACGGCCAGCCTGGTGTGTATGATTTTGCTTTCAGCACCAATAACCCACTTTTTTCCTGTGCTACAACGTATACCAATGTTACCATCGGGGCCAATGACAATGTAACGTATTATTTCCCCGTCACCGCACCGGCTGTCACCGATGTGACCGTCACCATGACCACCTATCAATTGCCGCGTCCGGGATTGCCGTATACCTATTTGGTGCGGCTTCGCAACAAAGGCACCGTACCGACGTCGGGCGTATTGAACTTTTTGAGAGACAGCCAGCTCGGGACGCCTACATCTTTACCGGTGGGCGCAACTTCTACCGCCAACGGGTTTTCCCTGCCGTTCAATGACTTACCACCCTTCGCCGTCTGGACCTACGAGGTGCCGTTCCAGGTGCCGACGATTCCGACCGTGAACCTCGGCGACCATATCACGACGTCCGTGTTTGCCACACAGGTTGCCAACGAAAGCCTGCCGCTTGACAATATCTTCGGGCTTAACGAGGTGGTAGTGGGATCCTATGACCCGAATGATATCAACGAATCGCACGGAGGAAAAATTGGGTTGGATGCCTTCGGGGCAGACGACCGCCTTGTCTACACCATCCGCTTTGAGAATACGGGCACAGCCGAGGCTTTTGATATCCTTATCAACAATACGCTCGATGCCCAGTTGGATCCTGCTACCGTTGAGCTTCTCGACAGTAGTAATAACGTCACCCTGGATCGCGTGGGCAACACACTGCGGTTCCAGTTTAAGGATATCAATCTCGAACCATCGGTGCCCAATACCCAAATCGGGAAAGGCTACGTGCAATATGCCGTTAAGCCGATGCCGGGTTTCCAGGCAGGCACGATTATCCCCAACAAGGCCAGCATCCATTTCGATACGAATCCGGCGATCATCACCAACTTATTCGACACCGAGTTTGTAGAGACGCTTTCCATAAACCAGCCGGTTCGTGGCGTCGTGAAGATGTATCCGAACCCCGTATCGGGCGTACTCACCATCGAAAACCCGTCGAATATAAGGAAATTGACGGTTTACACCGTGTTGGGCAAAGTGGTCCTTACGCAAGCATCCGATGCGCCTTCTGTCACACTTGATTTGTCTTCATTCGAAAAAGGCATCTACTTTATCCGCGTCGATTCCGAAGAAGGAAGTCAGGTAGAGAAAGTGATCAAAAATTGA
- a CDS encoding Ig-like domain-containing protein: protein MKHVYFFFLLFAVSRVGAQAVDDTATTGQGFAVVIPVLANDNFSEATLETISILSPAQHGEVAIEGNMTPAPDDDTILYVPDPGFAGEDSFVYTVTLVGGTTYSATVSIIVVGDAGGPVANPDNFWGSEDTPMILDILANDSFGSEGPGTFVLGELQNGSTAVILQNDTPNDPTDDTILYTPGPNFNGVDVFNYTITSAFGDASTTEVSITVAPDISEGPFAMDDLVNTNIDTPVEIIMLMNDSLGGNDLPVVSIAQPPSNGVVTLNTFDTPYANDDTFTYTPNSGFVGTDTFLYAITDITGSAYATVTVIVGGNGILLSAFYDNDADGVQDENETNLDFGTFQYEVNGDGIMHQVAASNGKYYIDEDDPTAVYDLGYAIYPSFAPYYTVTPGSYPNVSITSTGLSEYKFAISAALFSEVGVYLVPYTMPRPGFLYETGILLRNNGTQTVSGTLTFAHDPALSIVSVSENTANVTPAGFTYSFADLTPNEVRWVNVTMQVPVIPTVTLGQLVFNSAAVAVASDVNAANDTASYSQMIVGSYDPNDITEAHGSKIVVDGFTASDYLTYTIRFENTGTANAEFVRVENTLDAQLNAGTLEMVAASHPYVLERNGSQLTWRFNDIQLPPSEENTQIGHGYITYRIKPQPGYAVGDIIPNAASIYFDFNPAIETNVFETQFVEAMGVADNMKYAITAWPNPVSEVFHVKAQNGLSVDRIEVLDAVGRIVLVGNGEEVNVRSLPSGTYFARLTVDGVQKVVKLFKK, encoded by the coding sequence GTGAAACACGTTTACTTCTTCTTTTTGCTGTTCGCTGTGTCGCGCGTGGGTGCGCAGGCAGTTGACGATACGGCTACAACAGGGCAGGGCTTCGCCGTGGTGATTCCGGTTCTGGCAAACGACAATTTCAGTGAAGCGACCCTTGAAACGATATCAATATTGAGTCCGGCCCAACATGGCGAGGTGGCCATCGAGGGGAACATGACACCTGCTCCTGATGACGATACCATCCTCTACGTGCCTGATCCGGGATTCGCCGGGGAAGACAGTTTTGTGTACACGGTTACCCTTGTGGGAGGTACTACATATTCGGCTACCGTTTCCATTATCGTAGTAGGAGATGCGGGAGGTCCAGTCGCCAATCCGGATAATTTTTGGGGTAGCGAAGACACGCCTATGATCCTCGATATTTTAGCCAACGATAGTTTTGGCTCGGAAGGACCTGGAACTTTCGTATTGGGCGAGTTGCAAAATGGCTCTACCGCTGTCATTTTACAGAACGATACGCCCAATGACCCAACAGATGATACCATCTTGTATACGCCGGGCCCTAATTTCAACGGGGTAGATGTATTCAACTACACCATTACCAGCGCCTTCGGGGACGCTTCTACGACGGAGGTATCGATCACGGTGGCACCTGACATCAGCGAGGGGCCGTTCGCCATGGACGACCTCGTCAATACTAATATTGACACGCCCGTAGAAATCATCATGCTGATGAACGATAGCCTGGGGGGCAATGACCTGCCCGTCGTTTCTATTGCCCAGCCGCCTTCAAACGGTGTTGTGACCCTCAACACGTTCGATACGCCCTATGCGAATGATGACACCTTCACTTACACCCCGAATAGTGGTTTCGTGGGAACCGATACCTTCCTTTATGCCATTACGGACATAACCGGCTCAGCGTATGCGACTGTCACAGTCATTGTGGGCGGCAACGGTATCCTGCTGTCGGCTTTTTATGATAACGACGCAGATGGGGTTCAGGACGAAAACGAAACGAACCTTGACTTCGGCACCTTCCAGTATGAAGTGAACGGTGATGGAATCATGCACCAGGTAGCCGCGTCGAACGGAAAATACTACATTGATGAAGACGACCCGACCGCGGTGTATGACCTGGGTTATGCGATCTACCCTTCGTTTGCTCCTTACTATACCGTTACGCCGGGATCGTACCCAAACGTCTCGATCACGTCAACGGGCCTAAGTGAATACAAGTTTGCCATTTCGGCCGCGCTGTTCAGTGAAGTAGGCGTTTATCTTGTGCCCTATACCATGCCAAGGCCCGGGTTTCTGTACGAGACGGGTATTTTGCTGCGGAATAACGGCACACAAACGGTATCCGGCACCCTTACCTTCGCCCATGATCCTGCCCTGTCTATCGTAAGCGTATCCGAAAATACAGCAAACGTGACGCCTGCCGGGTTCACCTATTCATTTGCCGATCTCACGCCGAATGAGGTGCGATGGGTCAATGTCACGATGCAGGTGCCGGTAATTCCGACTGTGACGCTGGGCCAATTGGTATTCAACAGCGCGGCGGTAGCGGTCGCATCGGATGTGAACGCTGCCAATGACACGGCTTCCTATTCCCAAATGATCGTCGGGTCGTATGATCCGAATGACATCACGGAGGCGCATGGGAGTAAGATCGTTGTCGACGGCTTTACCGCATCGGACTACCTGACCTATACCATCCGTTTTGAAAATACGGGTACAGCGAATGCCGAGTTCGTTCGGGTGGAAAACACATTGGATGCCCAGTTAAATGCCGGTACATTGGAAATGGTAGCAGCCAGTCATCCATATGTATTGGAACGAAATGGTAGTCAACTTACCTGGCGTTTCAACGACATCCAGCTACCACCGTCGGAAGAGAATACCCAGATCGGTCATGGCTACATCACCTATCGTATCAAACCGCAGCCGGGTTATGCCGTTGGGGATATTATCCCGAATGCGGCCTCGATCTACTTTGACTTCAATCCGGCAATCGAGACCAATGTCTTCGAAACACAATTTGTGGAAGCGATGGGTGTGGCGGACAATATGAAGTATGCCATCACCGCCTGGCCTAACCCGGTTTCGGAGGTGTTTCATGTGAAGGCCCAAAACGGCCTTTCCGTTGACCGGATCGAAGTACTCGATGCGGTAGGTCGTATTGTGTTAGTGGGTAACGGAGAAGAGGTCAACGTCCGATCGTTGCCATCCGGCACGTATTTTGCCCGGCTCACGGTGGACGGGGTACAGAAGGTTGTCAAACTGTTCAAAAAGTAA
- the odhB gene encoding 2-oxoglutarate dehydrogenase complex dihydrolipoyllysine-residue succinyltransferase, translating to MILEMKVPSPGESITEVEIATWLVKDGDYVEKDQAIAEVDSDKATLELPAEASGIITLKAEEGDAVKVGQVVCLIDTDAAKPAGGAAPAAEAPKAEAAPAPTSYATGTASPAAKKILDEKNINPSEVVGTGKDGRVTKEDAVNATASMGTPTGGNRGSQRTKLSMLRRKVAERLVAAKNETAMLTTFNEVNMTPINLIRNEYKDAFKAKHGGLSLGYMSFFTKAVTRALQLYPDVNSMIDGDQKVSFDFCDISVAVSGPKGLMVPVVRNAENLTFRGIEAEIKRLAIRAREGQITVDDMTGGTFTISNGGVFGSMLSTPIINPPQSGILGMHNIIERPIAVNGKVEIHPMMYVALSYDHRIIDGRESVGFLVAVKEGLENPGELLMNNDPKRALEL from the coding sequence ATGATCCTAGAAATGAAAGTACCATCACCGGGCGAATCGATCACCGAAGTGGAGATCGCAACCTGGTTGGTAAAAGACGGAGATTACGTTGAAAAAGACCAGGCCATCGCCGAGGTCGATTCAGATAAGGCCACCCTCGAACTTCCGGCAGAAGCCAGCGGTATCATCACGCTGAAGGCCGAAGAAGGCGACGCCGTAAAAGTCGGACAGGTGGTCTGCCTGATCGACACCGATGCGGCAAAACCGGCCGGTGGTGCCGCGCCTGCTGCAGAAGCACCAAAAGCGGAAGCAGCCCCTGCACCGACGAGCTATGCGACAGGCACAGCGTCTCCGGCTGCGAAGAAAATCCTCGACGAGAAAAATATCAATCCTTCGGAAGTGGTCGGCACCGGCAAAGACGGACGCGTCACGAAAGAAGATGCGGTGAATGCAACCGCTTCCATGGGAACGCCGACCGGTGGTAACCGCGGTTCACAGCGCACCAAGCTGTCGATGCTCCGCCGCAAGGTAGCCGAGCGTCTGGTAGCCGCTAAAAACGAAACCGCGATGCTGACGACGTTCAACGAAGTCAACATGACGCCGATCAACCTCATCCGCAATGAATATAAGGATGCGTTCAAGGCGAAACACGGCGGGCTCAGCCTCGGCTATATGTCGTTCTTCACCAAAGCGGTGACCCGTGCGCTGCAACTGTATCCGGATGTAAACTCGATGATCGACGGCGACCAGAAGGTGTCGTTTGATTTCTGTGATATCTCCGTTGCGGTTTCAGGTCCGAAAGGACTCATGGTACCGGTGGTTCGCAATGCTGAAAACCTGACGTTCCGCGGCATCGAAGCCGAGATCAAACGTTTGGCGATCCGTGCACGTGAAGGCCAGATCACCGTCGACGATATGACGGGCGGTACGTTCACCATTTCGAATGGGGGCGTTTTTGGTTCGATGTTGTCGACACCGATCATCAATCCGCCGCAATCGGGTATCCTCGGTATGCACAATATCATCGAGCGTCCGATTGCCGTAAACGGAAAAGTCGAAATCCATCCGATGATGTACGTGGCCCTTTCCTATGACCACCGCATCATCGACGGCCGCGAGTCGGTTGGTTTCCTTGTGGCGGTAAAAGAAGGCCTCGAGAACCCGGGCGAGTTGTTGATGAACAACGATCCGAAACGCGCGTTGGAACTCTAA
- a CDS encoding 2-oxoglutarate dehydrogenase E1 component, protein MDRFSFLNAAHTEFFADLYEQYLQNPDSVEPSWRAFFQGFDFGASAYGGVSPVAQMASAASTQDFSAVSDKLQKEFNVLKLIDGYRTRGHLFTKTNPVRERRVFTPSLDLENYGLSKADLNTVFDAAKVMYLEPSTLEEILKHLDRIYCQSIGVEYMYIRKPEVIQWIQQRIGVNDNRPKFSVDEKKHILSKLNEAVSFENFLHTKYVGQKRFSLEGGESLIPGVDAIIEAAADKGVEQFVMGMAHRGRLNVLANIFGKPTQDIFSEFDGKDYDDDALFDGDVKYHLGLTADRQTKSGKSIQINLAPNPSHLETVGAVIEGITRAKQDRYFPNDAKKVLPIAVHGDAAVAGQGIVYEIVQMAQLDGYKTGGTIHIVINNQVGFTTNYLDARSSTYCTDVAKVTLSPVLHVNADDTEAVVHAMLFALEYRMEFGSDVFIDLLGYRKYGHNEGDEPRFTQPKLYKAIAKHKNPRDLYADQLLAAGIIDGNYVKGLEEQYKAMLEENLEASRKKDLTIITPFMRNEWQGFHQAGQEEMLEHVDTSFPKEKLTEIAKVITELPSDKKFISKISKLIADRHTMFFETDKLDWAMGELLAYGTLLSEGYDVRISGQDVERGTFSHRHAVVKVEDSEEEVVLLQTIPEAKGNFHIYNSLLSEYGVVAFDYGYALASPNTLTIWEAQFGDFSNGAQIMIDQYISAAEDKWNNQNGLVMLLPHGYEGQGAEHSSARMERYLQMCANENMYVADCTTPANFYHLLRRQMKTKFRKPLIVFTPKSLLRHPLVVSSVDDLANGRFRETIDDTTVNKADVKTLVFCTGKFYYDLLAEREAKERNDVALVRIEQLFPLPVDQLKEIIASYPNADDYVWAQEEPRNMGAYSYMLMNFNLVKFRVASLKAYSAPAAGSYARSKKRHAAAIAMVFDKNLFN, encoded by the coding sequence ATGGATAGGTTTTCCTTCTTGAACGCCGCACACACCGAGTTTTTCGCCGATTTATACGAACAATACCTCCAGAATCCAGACAGCGTCGAGCCGAGCTGGCGGGCTTTCTTCCAGGGATTCGATTTTGGCGCGTCTGCCTATGGTGGCGTGAGTCCGGTAGCGCAAATGGCGTCGGCTGCGTCAACGCAGGACTTCAGTGCCGTTTCGGATAAGCTGCAGAAAGAGTTCAACGTATTGAAACTCATCGATGGCTATCGCACCCGTGGCCACTTGTTCACGAAGACAAATCCGGTGCGCGAGCGTCGTGTGTTTACGCCTTCGCTTGACCTTGAAAATTATGGTCTTTCAAAAGCCGACCTGAACACCGTGTTCGACGCTGCCAAGGTCATGTATCTGGAACCGTCGACCCTTGAGGAAATCCTGAAACACCTTGACCGCATTTACTGCCAGTCAATCGGTGTGGAGTATATGTACATCCGGAAACCGGAGGTCATCCAGTGGATACAGCAGCGGATTGGTGTTAACGACAACCGTCCGAAGTTTTCGGTCGACGAAAAGAAACACATCCTTTCCAAACTCAACGAGGCGGTTTCCTTTGAAAACTTCCTCCATACCAAATACGTCGGGCAAAAGCGTTTCTCGCTCGAAGGGGGTGAATCGCTGATTCCGGGGGTTGACGCGATAATCGAAGCGGCGGCTGACAAAGGCGTCGAGCAATTCGTAATGGGTATGGCCCACCGTGGACGTCTCAATGTGCTCGCCAATATCTTCGGCAAACCCACACAGGACATCTTCTCGGAATTTGACGGCAAAGACTATGACGACGACGCCCTTTTCGACGGCGACGTGAAATACCACCTGGGGCTCACGGCCGATCGCCAAACCAAGAGCGGTAAGAGCATCCAGATCAACCTGGCGCCGAACCCTTCCCACCTCGAAACCGTGGGCGCTGTTATCGAAGGAATCACCCGGGCGAAACAGGATCGTTATTTCCCGAATGACGCGAAGAAAGTATTGCCGATTGCAGTGCACGGTGATGCAGCCGTAGCCGGACAGGGGATTGTGTATGAAATCGTGCAGATGGCGCAACTTGACGGGTATAAGACCGGCGGCACCATCCATATCGTCATCAACAACCAGGTAGGGTTTACGACCAACTACCTCGACGCCCGTTCCTCAACCTATTGTACGGATGTGGCGAAGGTGACGCTTTCGCCGGTGTTGCACGTCAATGCCGATGATACGGAAGCGGTCGTTCACGCCATGCTTTTCGCGCTGGAGTACCGCATGGAATTCGGAAGCGACGTCTTCATCGACCTGTTGGGCTATCGTAAGTACGGCCACAACGAAGGTGATGAACCGCGTTTTACCCAACCGAAGCTATACAAAGCCATCGCCAAACATAAGAACCCGCGTGACCTATATGCCGATCAACTGCTCGCAGCCGGCATCATCGACGGTAACTATGTAAAAGGCCTGGAAGAACAATACAAAGCGATGCTTGAGGAAAACCTTGAGGCCTCGCGCAAAAAAGACCTGACCATCATCACACCGTTCATGCGGAACGAATGGCAGGGCTTTCATCAGGCCGGACAGGAGGAGATGCTCGAGCATGTCGACACCTCTTTCCCGAAGGAAAAGCTGACCGAAATCGCCAAAGTCATTACGGAATTGCCATCTGACAAGAAGTTCATCAGCAAAATTTCAAAACTCATCGCCGACCGTCACACCATGTTCTTTGAAACGGACAAACTCGACTGGGCGATGGGTGAATTACTCGCCTACGGCACCTTGCTGTCGGAAGGATACGATGTGCGGATCTCCGGACAGGATGTCGAGCGCGGCACCTTCTCGCACCGCCACGCCGTGGTGAAAGTGGAAGATTCCGAAGAGGAAGTCGTGCTGTTGCAGACGATTCCGGAAGCAAAAGGCAATTTCCATATATACAATTCATTGCTGTCGGAATACGGCGTGGTGGCCTTTGACTATGGGTACGCATTGGCCAGTCCGAATACGCTGACGATTTGGGAAGCACAATTCGGGGACTTCTCGAACGGTGCCCAAATTATGATCGACCAGTATATTTCGGCTGCCGAAGATAAGTGGAACAACCAAAACGGACTCGTGATGCTATTGCCGCACGGGTATGAAGGACAAGGCGCCGAACACTCGTCGGCACGGATGGAGCGTTACCTCCAGATGTGTGCCAACGAGAACATGTATGTGGCCGACTGTACCACACCGGCCAACTTCTACCACCTGTTGCGCCGCCAGATGAAGACGAAATTCCGTAAACCGCTGATTGTCTTCACACCGAAGAGTTTGCTGCGTCATCCGTTAGTGGTGTCGTCTGTAGACGACCTGGCAAACGGCCGTTTCCGTGAAACCATCGACGATACGACCGTCAACAAGGCCGACGTCAAAACATTGGTATTCTGTACCGGTAAATTCTATTACGACCTATTGGCCGAGCGCGAGGCAAAAGAACGCAATGACGTGGCCCTGGTGCGGATCGAGCAATTGTTCCCGCTGCCGGTCGACCAACTGAAAGAAATCATCGCTTCTTATCCGAATGCCGACGACTACGTATGGGCACAGGAAGAGCCGCGCAACATGGGTGCCTACAGCTACATGCTGATGAATTTCAACCTTGTTAAATTCCGCGTCGCCTCACTGAAAGCCTACAGCGCACCGGCAGCAGGAAGTTACGCCCGTTCTAAAAAACGCCACGCGGCCGCGATTGCAATGGTGTTCGACAAAAACCTGTTCAACTAA
- a CDS encoding polyprenyl synthetase family protein — protein MQPLAAYQDLFQQHLDQQTLPDNPRGLYEPIAYIMGLGGKRIRPVLTLMSAELFGADVSHALPAATAVEVFHNFSLVHDDIMDHAPLRRGHETVHEKWNLNTGILSGDAMLILAYRHFEAYEPAVFRELAKLFSQTALEVCEGQQWDVDFETRDDVTIPEYLKMIEYKTAVLLGAALKMGGIVAGTSEKNKEAIYDFGRYLGIAFQLQDDYLDAFGDAATFGKQIGGDIIENKKTYLYLKALEQAAPSEREALLQLYSIHAQDNADKIRSVKDIFLSSKAAETTSQAIRDYTYKAFSVLDEMEVPEDRKPILRAFGEKLMARSV, from the coding sequence ATGCAACCACTTGCCGCCTACCAAGACCTCTTCCAGCAACATCTCGATCAACAAACGCTGCCGGATAACCCGCGTGGACTCTACGAGCCTATTGCGTATATCATGGGGTTGGGCGGAAAGCGGATCCGGCCGGTACTGACCCTCATGTCGGCGGAACTTTTTGGGGCGGATGTGTCACACGCACTTCCTGCCGCGACAGCCGTGGAGGTATTCCACAATTTTTCATTGGTGCACGATGACATCATGGACCATGCGCCGTTGCGACGCGGACACGAAACCGTACACGAAAAATGGAACCTCAACACCGGTATTCTGTCGGGTGACGCCATGCTCATCCTCGCCTACCGCCACTTCGAAGCCTACGAGCCCGCTGTGTTCCGCGAGCTTGCCAAGTTATTCAGCCAGACGGCCCTTGAGGTATGCGAAGGCCAGCAATGGGACGTGGATTTCGAAACGCGCGACGATGTCACCATTCCGGAATACCTGAAGATGATTGAGTATAAAACGGCGGTTTTGTTGGGTGCCGCGCTTAAGATGGGCGGTATCGTGGCCGGAACTTCGGAAAAAAACAAAGAAGCCATATACGATTTTGGACGCTACCTGGGCATTGCGTTCCAATTACAGGACGATTACCTCGATGCCTTTGGCGACGCGGCGACCTTTGGCAAACAGATCGGAGGCGACATCATTGAAAATAAAAAGACCTATCTCTATTTAAAGGCCCTCGAACAGGCAGCGCCGTCGGAACGGGAGGCGTTGTTGCAACTCTATTCAATCCACGCGCAGGACAACGCCGATAAAATCCGCTCGGTGAAAGACATCTTTCTTTCTTCGAAGGCGGCGGAGACGACCTCCCAGGCAATTCGCGATTATACCTACAAAGCCTTTTCGGTGCTTGACGAAATGGAGGTGCCGGAAGACCGGAAACCGATCCTGCGTGCATTCGGAGAAAAACTGATGGCCCGCAGCGTATGA